From one Pseudalkalibacillus berkeleyi genomic stretch:
- the ftsH gene encoding ATP-dependent zinc metalloprotease FtsH: MNRIFRNTIFYLLIFLVVVGIVSFFNGSNNDVKQLRYDEFKQELQKGEVDSLSMQPKNQVYVLKGQLNSYKDEEFFTTNIPPALTEEVVALSEEAKVQLEVQEAEGTSGWVTFFTSIIPFVIIFILFFFLLNQAQGGGSRVMNFGKSKAKLYSEEKKKVTFKDVAGADEEKQELVEVVEFLKDPRKFAALGARIPKGVLLVGPPGTGKTLLARAVAGEAGVPFFSISGSDFVEMFVGVGASRVRDLFENAKKNAPCIIFIDEIDAVGRQRGAGLGGGHDEREQTLNQLLVEMDGFSANEGIIIVAATNRPDILDPALLRPGRFDRQIPVGRPDVKGREAVLKVHARNKPLADEVDMKTIAMRTPGFSGADLENLLNEAALVAARRNKKKVDMEDIDEATDRVIAGPAKKSRVISKKEKDIVAYHEAGHTIIGLALDNAEIVHKVTIVPRGQAGGYAVTLPKEDRYFMTKPELIDKIIGLLGGRVAEEVTFGEASTGASNDFQRATGIARKMVTEFGMSEKLGPMQFGQGSGGNVFLGRDIQNEQNYSDAIAHDIDLEVQKIIMEAYNRCREVLLENQDKLNLIAETLKEVETLDQEQIKSLYETGKMPEGYVMPEKKEQASDDDVKVNINKKEENTTDDSEDTNDSDQNNKE; this comes from the coding sequence ATGAATCGCATCTTTAGAAATACAATCTTTTATTTATTAATATTCCTTGTCGTTGTAGGTATAGTGAGCTTTTTCAATGGCAGTAACAACGACGTGAAACAATTAAGATACGACGAATTTAAACAGGAATTACAAAAAGGTGAAGTAGACTCCCTATCCATGCAACCTAAGAATCAGGTGTATGTATTAAAGGGGCAACTTAACTCCTATAAGGATGAAGAGTTCTTTACAACGAACATTCCACCAGCTTTAACGGAAGAAGTGGTCGCACTTTCCGAGGAAGCAAAAGTTCAATTGGAAGTACAAGAAGCAGAAGGAACGAGCGGTTGGGTAACTTTCTTTACCTCGATTATTCCGTTTGTCATCATATTTATCTTATTCTTCTTCTTACTTAACCAAGCTCAAGGTGGCGGTAGCCGTGTTATGAACTTTGGTAAAAGTAAGGCAAAGCTTTATAGCGAAGAAAAGAAGAAAGTTACATTTAAAGATGTAGCTGGCGCAGATGAAGAAAAGCAAGAACTTGTTGAGGTTGTTGAATTCTTGAAAGACCCTCGTAAGTTCGCTGCACTAGGTGCTCGTATTCCGAAGGGTGTCTTACTTGTAGGACCTCCTGGTACTGGTAAAACATTGTTAGCGAGAGCTGTCGCTGGAGAAGCTGGCGTGCCGTTCTTCTCAATCAGTGGTTCAGACTTCGTTGAAATGTTTGTCGGTGTCGGTGCATCTCGTGTCCGTGACTTGTTCGAAAATGCCAAGAAAAACGCACCATGTATCATTTTCATTGATGAAATTGATGCCGTTGGTCGTCAACGTGGCGCAGGACTAGGCGGCGGTCACGACGAACGTGAACAAACGCTAAACCAATTGCTTGTTGAAATGGATGGTTTCAGTGCAAATGAAGGTATCATCATTGTAGCGGCAACGAACAGACCAGATATTTTAGACCCTGCATTACTACGTCCTGGTCGTTTCGACCGTCAAATTCCTGTCGGCCGTCCAGATGTTAAAGGTCGTGAAGCGGTCCTTAAGGTCCATGCGCGAAACAAACCGTTAGCAGACGAAGTCGATATGAAGACGATCGCAATGAGAACACCAGGATTTTCTGGTGCCGACTTAGAAAACTTATTAAATGAAGCTGCTCTAGTAGCTGCTCGAAGAAATAAGAAGAAAGTCGATATGGAAGACATTGACGAGGCAACAGACCGAGTCATTGCTGGACCAGCTAAGAAAAGCCGTGTCATTTCCAAAAAGGAAAAAGATATCGTTGCTTATCACGAAGCCGGTCATACAATTATCGGGCTTGCGCTCGATAATGCCGAAATTGTACACAAAGTTACAATTGTTCCACGTGGTCAAGCTGGTGGATATGCAGTGACACTTCCGAAAGAAGACCGTTACTTCATGACGAAACCAGAATTGATTGATAAGATTATCGGTCTTCTTGGAGGCCGCGTAGCTGAAGAAGTCACATTCGGTGAAGCAAGTACGGGAGCAAGTAATGACTTCCAACGTGCTACAGGTATTGCGCGGAAAATGGTAACTGAATTCGGTATGAGTGAAAAATTAGGTCCTATGCAATTTGGTCAAGGATCTGGTGGGAATGTATTCCTTGGTAGAGATATTCAAAATGAACAGAACTACAGTGATGCAATCGCTCATGACATTGATCTAGAAGTACAAAAGATCATCATGGAAGCATATAACCGTTGTAGAGAAGTTCTTTTAGAGAACCAAGATAAGCTGAACTTGATTGCTGAGACGTTGAAAGAAGTTGAGACGCTCGATCAAGAACAAATTAAATCCCTATACGAAACAGGCAAAATGCCAGAGGGATATGTTATGCCTGAAAAGAAAGAACAAGCTTCTGACGATGATGTGAAAGTTAACATCAATAAGAAAGAAGAAAATACAACAGACGATTCCGAAGATACAAATGATTCGGATCAGAACAATAAAGAATAA
- the hpt gene encoding hypoxanthine phosphoribosyltransferase gives MRNDMEEILISEEEIQEKVQELAAQLSEEYKDRFPLVIGVLKGALPFMADLVKRMDIHVELDFMDVSSYGNSTVSSGEVKIVKDLNTSMEGRDVLIVEDIIDSGLTLNYLVELFKHRKANSIKIVTLLDKPTGRKVDLKPDTAGFIVPDAFVVGYGLDFAERYRNLPFIGVLKPEIYQNQ, from the coding sequence ATGAGAAACGATATGGAAGAGATCTTGATTTCTGAAGAAGAAATTCAAGAAAAGGTCCAGGAGCTAGCAGCACAACTATCAGAAGAATATAAGGATCGTTTTCCACTCGTGATTGGAGTTTTGAAAGGTGCACTACCTTTCATGGCTGATCTAGTCAAACGCATGGACATCCATGTTGAGCTTGATTTTATGGATGTATCTAGCTACGGAAATTCAACGGTTTCTTCAGGAGAGGTTAAGATTGTAAAAGATTTGAACACTTCAATGGAAGGCCGTGACGTACTCATTGTCGAAGATATTATCGACAGTGGTTTAACATTGAATTATCTTGTTGAGTTGTTTAAGCATCGAAAAGCTAACTCTATTAAGATTGTAACTTTGCTTGATAAACCAACTGGCCGAAAGGTTGATCTCAAGCCTGATACTGCTGGATTTATTGTTCCAGATGCATTTGTAGTAGGTTATGGGTTAGACTTTGCGGAGCGTTATCGAAATTTACCATTTATAGGTGTATTGAAGCCTGAAATTTACCAAAACCAGTAA